The following coding sequences are from one Nicotiana tomentosiformis chromosome 3, ASM39032v3, whole genome shotgun sequence window:
- the LOC104094495 gene encoding uncharacterized protein: MASLTVLLRHSGKWNSENNYVDYSIEGILIKEYATYNDLVASISKQLTIDLSSQSIKIEYKVEENCTLIEIHNDMGYRVYVELKKENREFGIYHLCITTMDKEVVAEDSLIQGDLMRIDETDGVSKFDTTDILALESVNSGEPIDVFELERDLIISKTNQREVMAGQVYKDKATLKAVMEHYAIAERFQFRIDKSNAIRFGGSNLQHFDQQVEKSVVVSVYISYPYITDQDCEWRFKASSNNKSQMFNVREFNDKHTCPLKNKVYEQRQVSSSLIGGMIRSKFTNDKRKYTPKDIIDAVKSDFGVDVSYMLARRAKEKAMNFLRGELADSYNKLPGYLYTLYMTYPGSHIRMGFDHGRPIVVVDGSHLKLAYTGTFVSASMLDGAGHIMPLAYGVVDSENDAAWSWFFEQFKEAYGERENMCIVSDRNESIIKSVSRVYPTIEKAYTQDEFDSLIEKVEKVDIRVKEYLELTGYEKWARLYALVNRGWTMTSNIAESINIALVSARELPIYDFLEEVRKMFGRWNCSNRKKTSHTYRTLGKNSRRCLL, encoded by the exons ATGGCAAGTTTAACAGTGCTACTTCGTCATTCTGGCAAGTGGAACAGTGAGAATAACTATGTCGATTATTCGATTGAGGGGATACTGATAAAGGAGTATGCGACGTACAATGATTTGGTTGCATCAATTTCGAAGCAACTTACCATAGATTTGAGCTCACAGTCAATTAAAATTGAATACAAAGTTGAAGAAAATTGCACGCTAATTGAAATACACAATGACATGGGTTACAGGGTGTATGTAGAGTTGAAAAAAGAGAACAGAGAATTCGGGATATATCATTTGTGTATAACAACAATGGACAAAGAAGTTGTAGCTGAAGATAGTTTAATTCAAGGCGACCTAATGCGAATTGACGAAACAGATGGGGTGAGTAAATTTGATACAACTGATATACTTGCTCTTGAATCAGTCAATTCAGGTGAACCAATTGATGTGTTCGAATTAGAAAGGGATTTGATCATTTCAAAAACTAACCAAAGAGAGGTCATGGCTGGACAAGTATATAAGGATAAGGCCACATTGAAAGCGGTGATGGAGCATTATGCAATTGCTGAAAGATTTCAATTCCGGATTGATAAGTCTAATGCTATCAGATTTGGGGGTTCTAACTTACAACATTTTGATCAACAG GTAGAGAAATCAGTTGTAGTTTCtgtttatatttcatatccatACATAACTGATC AGGATTGTGAATGGAGATTTAAGGCTTCTAGCAATAACAAATCACAAATGTTCAATGTGAGGGAGTTCAATGATAAGCATACATGTCCGTTAAAGAATAAGGTGTATGAGCAACGTCAAGTAAGTAGTAGCCTTATTGGTGGTATGATTAGGTCCAAATTTACTAATGATAAGAGGAAATACACCCCAAAGGATATAATTGATGCTGTGAAATCAGACTTTGGTGTAGATGTTAGTTACATGTTGGCGCGGAGGGCTAAAGAAAAGGCAATGAATTTTTTGAGAGGTGAACTGGCTGATTCATACAATAAATTGCCAGGGTACTTATATACACTGTATATGACATATCCTGGTTCACATATTAGAATG GGGTTCGATCACGGTAGACCCATCGTGGTTGTGGATGGCAGCCACCTAAAATTAGCATACACAGGGACATTTGTCTCGGCTAGCATGTTGGATGGTGCAG GTCATATTATGCCGCTAGCATATGGTGTTGTTGATTCAGAGAACGATGCTGCTTGGTCGTGGTTCTTTGAGCAATTCAAGGAAGCATATGGTGAGAGGGAAAACATGTGCATCGTTTCAGATAGGAATGAGAGTATTATCAAATCTGTATCGAGAGTGTATCCTACG ATAGAAAAAGCATACACTCAAGATGAATTTGATAGTCTAATAGAAAAGGTGGAGAAGGTAGATATTCGGGTGAAAGAATACTTGGAATTAACTGGGTACGAAAAGTGGGCTAGGTTGTATGCACTTGTTAACCGGGGATGGACCATGACGTCAAATATTGCTGAATCAATAAATATTGCACTTGTATCAGCAAGAGAATTGCCAATATATGACTTCCTAGAAGAAGTTAGGAAGATGTTTGGACGTTGGAATTGCAGCAATCGGAAAAAAACTTCACATACCTACAGAACGCTTGGGAAAAATTCCAGGAGATGCTTACTTTGA
- the LOC138907279 gene encoding uncharacterized protein, with product MQMKKWRIVVSENGEENGDIKQLWDDIDTLSISRARAYNNCGFKSDYQMDDDVQKVYQFLMGLNDTYVQTRSNIFMIKPFPSVSTVYSILLSDEKQRHVSTSPQFLPTSASFNVGVSKQGFPSRVNFYVQKSPICKYCKKPGHTIDKCYKLHGYPTNFMFTKGSGSRKTAAHVEVNSPRPPATVVPTMGPESVKPSESGNISMDPGLTQDQFSQLMILLQQSHLSSDSSFTPTLMASANFADSGASDHIASHKDLLVNLQTLPVPCLVSLPNGYKVKASSLKMPLVLGKLDHNLYKLLLAPFASASTTSCSSCTVNSHVVPTVCAFSEIYENVKNVTNVNVVISDETHLRDVPCVFLGYHFGKKVYKLYDLQNKTYFISRDVIFHDHIFPFVQYDFVTPTMSNLPFYARFDHSAKKSPSSIPDYFSPAPPSAATVPEWQVPMRKTFKALEANVDWDIVELPKGKKAIGCKWLDINNAFLHGDLDEEVFIKIPPGLSVSAGAQSVPSPSPSTSLADHGDPLPNPETYRCLVGISRVPLILRVFYDTFFDLSLSVYCDGDWGSCLDSRKSISEFCILLGGSLVGWKSNKQSVVSLSSVEAEYRSMSNATVEITWVCRLLSNFGITNSSPISLFCDN from the exons ATGCAGATGAAGAAGTGGAGAATCGTGGTTTCTGAGAATGGGGAAGAGAATGGCGAT ATCAAGCAGTTGTGGGATGATATTGATACCTTGTCAATTAGTAGAGCCAGGGCTTACAACAACTGTGGTTTTAAATCAGACTATCAGATGGATGATGATGTCCAAAAGGTGTATCAATTTTTGATGGGTCTTAATGATACATATGTACAGACTAGAAGCAACATATTCATGATTAAACCATTTCCTTCTGTGAGCACTGTCTATAGTATACTGTTGTCAGATGAGAAGCAAAGGCATGTCTCTACTTCTCCTCAGTTTCTCCCTACATCTGCTTCTTTCAATGTTGGGGTGTCTAAACAGGGGTTTCCTTCCAGAGTTAATTTTTATGTTCAGAAATCCCCTATCTGCAAATACTGTAAGAAGCCAGGTCACACTATTGATAAGTGTTATAAACTGCATGGGTATCCTACTAATTTCATGTTCACAAAGGGGTCTGGCAGTAGAAAAACTGCAGCTCATGTTGAAGTGAATTCTCCTAGGCCTCCTGCTACTGTGGTTCCTACTATGGGTCCTGAGTCTGTCAAGCCTTCTGAGTCAGGTAATATTTCAATGGATCCTGGTCTGACACAAGATCAATTCTCCCAGTTGATGATATTACTGCAacagtcccatctttcttctgaCTCTTCCTTTACTCCCACTCTTATGGCTTCTGCTAACTTTGCTG ACTCTGGAGCCTCTGATCACATAGCCTCACATAAAGACTTACTCGTTAATCTACAAACACTACCTGTGCCTTGTTTGGTTTCCCTCCCAAATGGTTACAAGGTCAAG GCCTCTTCTTTGAAGATGCCTCTGGTTCTTGGTAAACTGGACCACAACCTTTACAAGCTTCTCCTAGCTCCATTTGCTTCTGCCAGTACCACATCCTGCTCTTCTTGTACTGTTAATTCTCATGTTGTTCCCACTGTTTGTGCTTTTTCTGAGATATATGAAAATGTAAAGAATGTTACAAATGTAAATGTTGTTATTTCTGATGAGACACAT CTTAGAGATGTTCCTTGTGTGTTTCTTGGATATCATTTTGGAAAGAAAGTCTATAAGTTGTATGATTTACAGAATAAAACCTACTTTATTTCCAGAGATGTTATATTTCATGACCATATATTCCCTTTTGTTCAATATGACTTTGTTACTCCTACCATGTCCAATTTACCATTTTATGCTCGTTTTGATCACTCTGCTAAGAAGAGTCCCTCTTCAATCCCTGATTACTTCTCCCCTGCTCCACCATCT GCAGCAACTGTCCCTGAGTGGCAGGTACCTATGAGAAAAACGTTTAAGGCATTGGAGGCTAATGTGGATTGGGATATAGTTGAGTTACCCAAAGGAAAAAAGGCAATTGGCTGCAAATGG CTAGATATTAATAATGCCTTCTTGCATGGAGACTTAGATGAGGAAGTTTTCATAAAAATTCCACCTGGTCTTTCTGTTTCTGCTGGTGCACAATCAGTTCCATCTCCTTCTCCCTCTACTTCTCTG GCTGATCATGGTGATCCTTTGCCTAATCCTGAGACTTACAGATGTCTGGTTG GTATCTCAAGGGTACCCCTGATTTTGAGAGTTTTCTATGATACCTTCTTTGACCTCTCTCTTAGTGTTTATTGTGATGGTGATTGGGGTTCTTGCCTAGATAGTAGGAAGTCTATTAGTGAATTTTGTATTTTGCTGGGGGGAAGTCTAGTGGGTTGGAAGTCAAATAAACAATCTGTGGTATCCTTGTCTTCTGTTGAGGCTGAATATAGATCCATGAGTAACGCCACTGTTGAGATTACTTGGGTTTGCAGGCTTCTCTCTAATTTTGGCATTACAAATTCTTCTCCTATTAGTTTGTTTTGTGACAACTAG